Genomic window (Sediminispirochaeta smaragdinae DSM 11293):
GCAAGGAGATTTCCATGGAACTGGAACTTGAAGGAAAGGTAAAAAAGGCCATTCAAGATATCCGACCTTCGTTGCAAGCAGATGGTGGCGATATTGAATTGGTTACGGTAGGAGAAAACGGGAAGGTCTCCGTTCGACTCACCGGGGCTTGTAATGGTTGCCCGATGGCCCAAATCACCCTAAAGCAGGGTGTGGAGCGCTATCTGAAAGAGACCATCCCCGAAATCAAATCGGTGGATGCCGTCTAATCTGCTTTTACGTCTCAAAAGCCCGGTCGAAACACTTAAAAGCGGCGGGCTTTTTTTATATCCTTTTACTTTGAAAATAGTATAATCTGGTATAAGCTAAATATATAAACTTTATCAGGTAAGTGACCGATAGAATATCTAAAGGACTTCACATGATAACAACCAGGCTTAAGCGGGAACGAGTGGAATCTCTGATTCGTGCCATTCCAAAAACAGAAATACACCTCCACCTCGAAGGTATGGCTGGTGTGGAAACCGTTTGGAAACTAAAAGAAAAAAATCATCTTGATTTTCCCGGTATTACCACCCATGAAGAGTTGGTGCGCCGTTTCCAGGTCGAAAGCCTTGATGAGTTTATCGATCTTTTTATCAATGTAATACAAAACTGCTTTCAAGAAGAAGAGGATATCGCTTATCTGATAGACGATGCCAGCCGCTACCTTATCGAAAACAATATCTCCTATGCTGAAATATTTTTTGCTCCGAGCAAGTTCGTCCAAAATGGGTTTAGCTTTTCTCGCATCGCAGACCTTTTAGACGAGGGAGCGGCAAAACTGAAAGCAGAAAAGCAGATCGAGGTGAAATTCATCATCGATGTTTCCAGAAGCTTTGGAAAAGAAAATGCCATGCGGAATTTGAATCTGACCCTTTCCAATCCGAAATCGTCGATCATCGGAATCGGGCTTGGCGGGGCTGAAAGCCAAGGGCCTGCTCTGGATTATATTGATGTTTTTACCCAAGCAAAAACGGCTGGTTTACATGTTGTCGCTCATGCTGGTGAAGATGTCGGACCGGAGTCCGTATGGAGCGCTGTGCAAGACCTGGATGTGGAAAGGATTGGTCATGGCATCAGTTCAATACAGGATCCAAAACTGATGAAACTGCTTGCCGATCGCCAGATTCCACTTGAAGTTTGCCCGACCAGTAATGTCTTCACTAGAAAATATGTCAGTGCCTATGAGCAACATCCGATTAGGCCTTTTTATGAACAAGGTTTGTACGTCACCCTTAATACCGATGATCCTTCGATTTTCGGTGTTGAGCTTGTAGAAGAGTATTATAAAATGTATGAGCACGGTCTGTTTTCGATTCAGGAACTTATCGCCATCATGAAAAACGGGATCTACGCAACCTTCCTTTCCAAAGAAGAACAGGATAGGCTTTGGAATAATGCAGAGAAAGCAATAGCATCGTTTCCCGACCAGGATGTCCTGAAGGGGTAGTTGCTTTACCTAGTGTCCGGAATCGTGGTGGAAAATGAATAAAATCTCCTTTTCTCGTAGTTACTTATAGTAAGAACAATACGAAAAAGGAGTTTCCCATGTTCCATCCCCCCTTCTGCCCCAACCCCCATTGCCTCAACCACTTCTCTCCAAAAGGCCACTGGTTCTTTAGAACAGGTTCCTACTCTACCCAAACCTCTCCCCGCATCCAAAAGTTCAAATGCAAAACCTGCCACCTCTCCTTCTCCACTCGCACCTTCAGCATCGACTACTGGACCCATTTCCACCTCCCCTACACAACCATCCTCTCTCACCTCGTCACCAGCTCCGGTATCAGAGACCTCTCCCGTATCCTTAAGGTCTCATGCTCCACCATCTCAGACCGTATCCGTCGCCTTTCCCACCAGTGCCTTGCCTCTTCTGCTTCCCTCACCTCAGACATGAACCTCCACGAAGACCTGGTCGCAGACGGCTTTGAAAGCTTCGTCTGTTCCCAGTACCTCCCCAACAACATCCACATCATGGCAGGAAAAGACTCCCAGTTCTGGTTCCTCTCCGACTATGCACAGCTGACCAGAAAGGGACGTATGACCTGGTATCAGAAGAAGAAAAACAGGGTGATCAAGGAGAAGCTAAAGGTCTATAGAGGAAGTGTTTATCAGTCGTTTCAGAATGTCGTGGCAAAGGTGCTTGCCCTGACCGAGCAATCGGAGAGGGATAGGGTGAAGTTGTATACCGATGAGCATACGCAATACAAAAGGGTGATGAGGGGACTACCGGAAGGGGTGGCAGGAATGATAGAGCACCACAGGATCAGTTCGAAGAGGGTTCGGGATCTGTGTAATCCCCTCTTTAGTGTGAATTATCTTGACAGGGAGATACGGAAGGATGACTCGGATCATGTGAGGCAGACGGTCCAGTTTGCAAGGAGTACGGTGAACATGCTGGAGCGGCTTGAGATCTACCGGTATTATCACAACTTTATGAAGCCCTATCGGGTTGGGGGAAAGGATGAGAAGCGGGGGCAGACACATGGGGTGGTGGCTGGGATAGAGGGGAAGAGGATAGCGTCCGAGCTGAGGACTCTTTACAGTAGGCGGAGGTTTTTCTTACGGAATCAGCCTATGAATCGGAGTGGGAGGGAGCTGTGGGTCAGGTGTATTCCTACACCCTTACGGTGGATGATTGACTATTTGCCCTCTTATGCATGGGCTTAAAGGTAAAGGAATCACCACGATTCCGGACAGTAGATAAAAAAACGCCCCATCTCTGGGGCGCATTGTTTCACGTGAAACACTTTTTTATGCTTGAGGCTGATCCTCTTCCTCATCTTTATCATTCATGACACGAGCAACATCCACCACTACATCAGGAGCAGTAATGGTAACGATATTTACGCCCTGTGCGGTCTTTCCCTGAACAGGAACATCTGAAACATGTAACTTTATGGTATTTCCCTGACTTGTGATACAGACAAGATCGTCTTCCTCCAAAACGGAAAGAACTCCAACGATTTCACCGCTTCTTTCACTTGTCTTATAAGCTATTTGTCCCCGTGTACCTCTTCCATGAAGAGAAAAGTGATCATATTCCACCCTCTTCCCCAGTCCATTCTCACTAAGAAGGAGCATCTTCTCGTTATCCTCGACACGGAGGATACCGGCAAGCTCGTCATCTGATTGAAGTCGTATCCCGGTAACTCCCCGGCTGGCACGCCCCATGGCACGCACTTGATCCTCATGAAAACGAAGAGCATTTCCATTACGGCTGACAATAACAATTTCACTGTCTCCTCGGGTAAGAACCGCGGTAATTAATGTATCTCCGTTATCAAGTTTTATGGCGATAATTCCACGTGTCCTAGCATTACGGAAATCACTGGTTTTTACCTTTTTGACAATACCCCTGGCCGTTGCCATGAAAAGATAATGTTCCTCGCTGAATTCCTGCAAACTCACAATAGTGGTAATATCCTCATTTGCAGATATTTCAAGAAGGGCTTTTATGTGAGTCCCACGACTTGCCCGACTGCCTTCGGGGATCTCATGAACCTTCATCCAGTAGGCTTTCCCTTCATTTGTAACAAAAAGGATATAATCGTGCGTACTGGCGATGAAAAGGTGCTTAATGAAATCTTCGTTGATCAGTTTTGCAGAAGAAGAGCCCTTTCCTCCCCGCCCCTGGTTTCGATAACTGGAAACGGGAACACGTTTGATAAAGCCTTTATTGGAGACCAGCACGACCATATCCTCTTTTTGGATAAGATCTTCGATGTTGATCTCCTCTACCTCATCGGCAACTATCTCGGTTTTTCGGTCATCTCCGTACTTCTGGGCGATCTCCTCCGTTTCATCACGGACAACACCCAATATTTTCTGCTCACTGGAAAGAAGGTCCTTGAGATAGGCAATAAGGGCGAGAACTTCACGAAGTTCTTCTTCGATCTTTTTTGTTTCAAGGCTGGTCAGTTTCTGAAGCCGCATATCAAGAATAGCCTGAGACTGCCGCTCGGAAAGTTTAAAACGCTCCATCAAACGTTCACGAGCCTGATTAACATCATTACTTGATTTGATGATCTGAACCACTTCATCAATGTTATCAAGAGCAATTTTTAAACCTTCGAGGATATGAGCCCTTTCTTCAGCCTTTTTCAGATCATAACGGGTACGCCTGGTAACGACCTCAACCCTATGACGGACAAAATAGTGGACCAACTCCTTTAGGTTGAGCTGCTTTGGCATACCGTCGACCAAGGCA
Coding sequences:
- a CDS encoding NifU family protein — encoded protein: MELELEGKVKKAIQDIRPSLQADGGDIELVTVGENGKVSVRLTGACNGCPMAQITLKQGVERYLKETIPEIKSVDAV
- the gyrA gene encoding DNA topoisomerase (ATP-hydrolyzing) subunit A — encoded protein: MEEIKGQVIPISIEEEVRGSYLNYAMSVIVSRALPDVRDGLKPVHRRILYSMNEMGLRSDRAFKKCGRIVGDVLGKYHPHGDQSIYDALVRLAQDFSMRYPVVRPQGNFGSVDGDPPAAMRYTEAKMDRVAEEMLKDIKKETVDYGPNYDDSMQEPLVLPGAFPYLLTNGASGIAVGMATNMAPHNLREVCAAIVAYINDANISIDDLMKYIKGPDFPTGGIIFGRRGIKQAFRTGKGKITVRSKFVIETTKSGKDRIIVTEIPYAVNKANLIVKIADLVKEKRIDGISDLRDESDRDGMRIVIELKRGTVPKVVLNQLFSHTALQQNFNVTNLALVDGMPKQLNLKELVHYFVRHRVEVVTRRTRYDLKKAEERAHILEGLKIALDNIDEVVQIIKSSNDVNQARERLMERFKLSERQSQAILDMRLQKLTSLETKKIEEELREVLALIAYLKDLLSSEQKILGVVRDETEEIAQKYGDDRKTEIVADEVEEINIEDLIQKEDMVVLVSNKGFIKRVPVSSYRNQGRGGKGSSSAKLINEDFIKHLFIASTHDYILFVTNEGKAYWMKVHEIPEGSRASRGTHIKALLEISANEDITTIVSLQEFSEEHYLFMATARGIVKKVKTSDFRNARTRGIIAIKLDNGDTLITAVLTRGDSEIVIVSRNGNALRFHEDQVRAMGRASRGVTGIRLQSDDELAGILRVEDNEKMLLLSENGLGKRVEYDHFSLHGRGTRGQIAYKTSERSGEIVGVLSVLEEDDLVCITSQGNTIKLHVSDVPVQGKTAQGVNIVTITAPDVVVDVARVMNDKDEEEDQPQA
- the add gene encoding adenosine deaminase, translated to MITTRLKRERVESLIRAIPKTEIHLHLEGMAGVETVWKLKEKNHLDFPGITTHEELVRRFQVESLDEFIDLFINVIQNCFQEEEDIAYLIDDASRYLIENNISYAEIFFAPSKFVQNGFSFSRIADLLDEGAAKLKAEKQIEVKFIIDVSRSFGKENAMRNLNLTLSNPKSSIIGIGLGGAESQGPALDYIDVFTQAKTAGLHVVAHAGEDVGPESVWSAVQDLDVERIGHGISSIQDPKLMKLLADRQIPLEVCPTSNVFTRKYVSAYEQHPIRPFYEQGLYVTLNTDDPSIFGVELVEEYYKMYEHGLFSIQELIAIMKNGIYATFLSKEEQDRLWNNAEKAIASFPDQDVLKG